The DNA region CTAAATCCTTCGGACCAGCCAAAACCATGGCGCTTCATCTCGCCAGACGCCAGCAAAGGTTACCATCAAACCCATATTTGATTCGGCGTTTCTCAAATTCGCCATCGGATTCACCTCCCAAAGTCGCAAACTCATCTGTTGAAAAACCCTCTCAGTCACCGTCTTCTCCGTCTCCGTCGGACTCTTCTCCCTTCTTCGACATCAAGACCACACTGAAACAGAAATTGCAGAATCAGCAGGAGCAAGGTAGGAGAACATTCCCCAGATCCGATGCCCAATCTCAGAATCGCGGACCGATTAGTTTCTCCGGTAACCAGTCACGCGTATCTCAACAGGATTTGGGGAAGAACCTCGCCAAGTTTCAGCGGAGATCCACCGTCCCACCTCCGAGGGATCCATCACAGTCTCCGCCGCAGGTTTCCTTTGAGGCGCTTTTTAATAAGCAGAAGGCCGCACCAAACTCATCGGATCCTAGATATCGGAAAGCCCATTCTTTCGATTCGAGCACCTTACTGGAAAATTTGAAGAATTTGAGGACGCAGACTAACACTTCGAACAACATGGGGAAGAGAGGAAGTTTGTTAGGGAACTTCAAGAGCACTGGAGGAGAAGCATTGCACATGCCCCCGGAGAGAAGGGAAGGTGAAACAGAGGAGACGATTACAGAGTTCTTAACGTTTTATAACGAAGAAGAATTAGGTGAGAAACTAAGGATGCTTAGGCCAGAGGgagataaagaagaaggatggttCTCTTTACAGGAGTTGAATCAGAGGTTGGTTAAGCTAAGGCAAGTGGAAGAGAAAGAGGCCCAATCTCGGACTAAGAACTTTGCGGCACTCAGAAATGTTATATCATCTATTAAGAATGACTCTGACAAAAATGAAGTTCTCACCCGTACGTTCTGAGCCTCTTCttatgactctctctctctatgcgATACTTTATGTGTTGGTTTTTGCTTAGGACTCGAGGTGTTGAGAtgtagatttgattttgttgtctgGAGTTATGTTTTGCTGTCGAATTGACatatatgtcatatatatgAGGAGGTTTCTTTGCTTGCAGAGCAGAATGCTGTCATTATGGGTCATCTGGGTGGTATCCCTAAATACAAGCTTCTTCCTCCAAAAGAGGAGCTAGTTGAGACTGTAAGTTTTTTCACTCTTACACTTTGAAGTTAGTTACTTGTTTAATCTAATTTAGTCGGAATCGAAAGGCTTCTTTGGTGATCTTTCGTCTATGATAGTTTCTACAATGCTCTGTTGTGACTATTACAAGAAACTGTGGGTATTGATCTGTTTTATTTGACTGCATCGACAAAGTATTTCCACCCAGATAACATGTCCTCTGCGGAGAAGATGAAAATTGAGCTCACGAAAGTCAGGGAAGAGTTCAAGATGTCGGAATCAGATTGTGGTTCTGCACGTGTGCAAGGTAATTTCTACATAAAGGCTAGTGCTATGATCAATGTTGGTTTTAGCCATCAAAAGGAATACATGTTCTTAGACCGATTGTCTTGTGGTGTCTGTGGTCTCTTCTTGCAGTGGCACAACTCACTACTAAGATCAAGCATTTATCCTCGTCTCTACACAAAAAGGTGAAACTTCAAATTGTTTacgatatttttttgtgaatctTACCGTCCCAGTTTCTTTTTCTATACACCTTATGTTTATACATGGTGGTGGCTTTATAAACGTAGGACAAGCATTCACGGAAGGGGCTATTAGGGATGGTGCAGAAACGGAAGAAACTGTTGAAATATCTAAGACGAACTGACTGGAATTCTTACTGCCTTGTCCTGTCAAAACTCAGCCTTCGTGACAACCCGGAGTACAAGTTATAAGCTTTATGCGGTAGAAACCCTGTGATTTTATGTCTGCACTCTTTTTGGTTCAGGCAACTCTCTGTTGTGAGTGAGGCTTAGCTGTTCAAACCCCTCTTAGGCATTTTACTATGTAGGGAAGAAACTTGTTCTACTTTCTCTTACTCCATTGTTCCACCTGGAGCTCTTCAATCATGCATTTGTAGCAAAGAAATGAAGTTGTGGATCTCTTTCATTGATGTTTAGTAATCCCTTTCACATTTGAGTTGTGATAATAAAGTTAATTACGAACAAGCCtcatgatttttcattttacagTTTTCGCTAGCTAAATTAAGCTCATGACTTGGTGCCAATTTAAAGCAATGATTTAAATGATCTTTTCCCAAATGTCacattgaagaagaggaacatTAAGGTTTTTGGTAGAGAAATTATATCTACAGACTCAAAACATCATATGCCGTTTGCTCACAAACCAAGAGCACCGAGAGGCGTTTTCCCCTGGCCGGCCTCAAAGTAAAAGATCAACATGGCAACCATTGCGAGCCTCGAGTGCTTAATCTCTGCCAATTTCAACCGCTCCAGCTTCTCTCTGTCCGGCTCATAAACACCGTCGCGATTTTTGCCGGCGAGACCCAACGGATCGAAGAATCTTCCACCGGGGTATCCCTGATCACCGGTATAGTTTGCGAAATTCTCGGCAGTCCTTGACCACGGTGTCGCCCACTCAACCGATTGAGAATCCGGGTTGAAGAAATCGACCCACCGTTTGCTCTCCACCCAACCCATGAGAAGCAATTGGGTTCCAAGAAGCGACCCGAAGGAGAAGGGAGCGATCGCGCTTGGCTCAGCTCCAGCTTCGAACCACGGCACACCGCTCCATGCCTGGCCGACGAAGATCCCAAGAACTGCCGCCATCGCCCATCGGCCATGGATCAGCTCAGCCTCTCTGTACCATTTCAGAAAAGCCGGGTCCTTTCCCAAACCCAATGGGTCGAACCCGAAATCTCCCGGTAGCCTGCAAATATCATACACATTTGACTCAATAAATTCGACCTTTTTCATACTCTTTCGAACACAGTGAAATATATTAGAACCAAATGAGTATCCAAGACCTTTAGAACTATCAAAATCTATTGTTCAAGCTATAGTCAGCATTGTTCATACTAGTAACTGAGAGTGAGAGATTAAACTTTAATCATTAAAGAGGATAGACTTACGAGCCATCGAGCCATTCAGGGTCAAGGAGGTTGCCGCCACCTTTAACGGCAGGGATCCAAGATTTCTTAGACTGAGTAGCCGCAGCAGCGACGATCAGAGTTTTCCTGCCAACTCTCTGAGCTCCAGTGCCTACGCCGCTTCCCAACGCGGTGGCACTCCTCTTGCCTCCGGCGAGGAAAGAAGAACCAAGCCCACTGAGGACAGCTCCGGAGACCGCCATCGCCATGAGATCTCTAATATACCTCTCTCAAGATGTGGAGAAATAAGTGTTTCTTTGGTTGTTCACTCTCAATTTTTCGGAGTAGAAAGAATCAAAGAGAGAGGAGATAAAGAGGGACAATGTGAGAGATAATGAGAATCTATACACGAAATCTCAGAGGCTGTCGTGGATAGATATCTGACCAATTAGGAGTCAATATACAacttcaccatatccacatcaCCCACAGTCACTACTGTCTTGTTCTGCCAACtcagtattttttatttattatattttccttttctaaaatcaaatttatgacGTCAACATAAAATGACACGTGGGAAACTCAGTCTCCTTCTTCTTATTGAAATGCAAATGACAGCCAATGAATTTGTACAACGTGGCATTGCAGCTATTTTAAGATTACACCATTacatgatttttataaaaaaaaaagaacagaattttgaaatatattagaaaattaacGATTAAACGGCGGTGAATCCCAAGTGGGCGGAGGAAGCTGAACCAACGGTTGATTTGAACCCATGTCCGGGTTTGGTGTAACCGGGAATGGATTTTCCGGTATTGTTGGGATTGACTCGATCGGTGGCGCGAATGACGTTACCGGCGTTTGGTCCGGCGGTAGCCATGGATTCGTGACCTCTGGCGGATTCGTAAATACGGGAGTTTGCGGTGGGTAATCTCCGAGGACCGGTGGTGCGGAGAATACCGGAACTGTCGAAGGATCTTCTACAGTCGGTGGTAATGTAAATGCCGGCGGTATCTCTTCAACCGGCGGAGGTAATGTAATCACCGGCGGTATCTCTTCAACCGGCGGAGGTAAAATCGGCGGGAATTCTTGAACCGGTGGCGGTAAAATTGAAGGGAGGTCTTCAACCGGCGGAGGTAAGTCTTGCACCGGTGGAGGCAAACTCGGCGGGAAATTTTCAGCCGGCGGAGGTAAAATCGAAGGGAGGTTTTCAACCGGTGGAGGCAAAATCGGTGGGAAATCTTCAGCCGGCGGAGGTAAAATCGAAGGGAGGTCTTCAACCGGTGGGGGTAAAATTGGCGGGAAATCTTGAACCGGTGGAGCAAGAGTCACGGGAATGACTGGTGGCGAAGGTGTTGACTGTTCAATTGGTGGTTCGATGGTTACATCAGGTGGTGGAAGCTCCGGCGAAGATTGGTCAGGCGGCGATGGAATCAGCGGTTCTCCGATGACTACATCCGGTGGGAGGTCATCTACCGGTGGAGGAGTTCCGGTGGTTATAACCGGCGGTAAAAATTGTGCAGCTGGCGGCGTTAATGTAGACCGGTCTAATGGCGGAGGAAGGAGAAAAACTGGAGTTGGCGGCTGTGAGCCTGTAGGTATATCAGGCGGCGAAAACCATGCTATTGATGGCATGGGCGGTAGGTCGGCAACTAGCGGCGGAGGAGATGTACCGACAGTTCCTGGGGCTCCGCCACCTAAAAGAGGACCAGGAGGTGAGCCGGTGATTCCCGGAGCTCCACCGCCTAAAAGAGGAGGCGGAGTCATTGTAAACGGTGGCTGTGAAACCGTGCCGCCAGGTAGTGATGGTGGTGGCGATAAAACTAATGGAAGAGGTGGTgagggaagagaagaagataatggtGGCGGAAGTGGCGCAGTAGGTGGAGGCAGGGGCAGTACCGGAGCAGTAGGTGGAGGCAGCGGCAGTACCGGAGTAGTAGGTGGAGGTAGGATTGGAACAGGAGACGGCGTCACCGATGGTGGCAATGGAGGGTGTGTAAAAATCGGCGTAGGGACAAATGGCATAACCGGATGTACTGGCGGCGGCGGACAAGGTACTGGTGCCGGTGGAGCTGGTGCTACCACACAATTAATGCAAGGCTGAGGAGTTGGTGGTTCTGGGGCAGGCACACAAGTGATGCAAGGCTGAGGAGGTGGCAGTGCAGGGGTTGGGACACAAGTAATGCAAGGCTGTGGAGGAGGCGATGGTGGAGGTGGGCAAGGAACCGGAACTGGCGGTGGCGGTGATGGTTGTACACAAGTAACACATGGTGGTGCACCGTTGACTATGACTGGAGGCGGCGGTGGTGGGCAGGGTGTGACAACAGGGAGTAACGGTGggggaggaaggagaagaggcGGTGGTAAGATCACCGGAGGAGGCAAAAAAGGGTTTTCAGGACAAGGGATAAGTGGGAAATTCCATTGACCGCAAGTGCCGAAAATGCACCGGAAAAACACGTCACACTTTGTTGCGAAGGCTTCACCGTTTCTAATtcggcttcttcttctgctgcttttgactgtcttgtttctttttgccAAGCTATTCTTGTTGTTGTCTCTGTGTCTGTTGTGTGGATTCTCTATTGCTTCTGTAATTGAAACACTGATCAATAGAAGTGTAACTACACATCTTAGGACgattctcttcatcttttttcGTAAGGCATGCAAGAACTAAACTAGGCATATGTGTATGTATTTATAGTCGAATCATTGATGGGTGACTACTTATGTTGGATTCTTTTGGCAATTCTTATGTTTGACACACTACCAAATGACCAAAGTTTTTGTAAGGATTCAATTCAATGAATATTTTTGGTAGTAAAGGAGTATTTATTTGGATACACAATCCAATGTAAAAGAAGGCAATAACTAAAAGTGACTCGAATTTAGAGCTCTGAGGTAAGTGATAGCCAGCCCACACTCTGCTCATAGAATATTGAAGTGAATATAGACAGAACTACGAGTATTTGGTTTCTGTTGTCACAAAAAATCTCCAACTAACccataaataaatcatatacgTGGTTGGCTTGGCTGATaccaaaatcagatttttttaatttggttggaTTAAAGCCAAAAGGCCCAAAATCATAGTCTATAGTCCCGGTTTGATCATAACCGAGTTGGTGCAAGACATCTAATATAATTGACCGAGGAGATGAAATATTGAGGAGATATTGTTAAATCgatatgaagaaacaaaaggtaaagaagaagaagagagtagaaGAAGTAACTTAATGCGGAGAAGGCTGACGTGCGTGGATTCTTCTATGTAATGCTCTGATCGAAGAAGTCGCATTGAATTACAAATCGAGAGTTTTCTTCACTTCGAGACATGTTAACGTTATCTTATTCTACGCCGTTGCTTCAGCTGCTCTTCGTTATTAGTTATTACCACATTTAACACTGCTCTGACCCACATACTCAGAATGACCCTTTTTTACCTTTAAATGACTCATAGTCTTCGATACTTTTTGGGCCCAAATTTAATAATCAATCACTAAGCTCGGCCCATTATATTAAGGGTTTGAATAACTTTTTTAGCCTAGAGTAGACGAATATACTGAACTTTACTAGATGCGTGATGATTATTCATTACGTGAATTGATTtaaagaaaacaccaaaaattgtttacaaacaaacaaaattgtaacGTTA from Camelina sativa cultivar DH55 chromosome 3, Cs, whole genome shotgun sequence includes:
- the LOC104774548 gene encoding chlorophyll a-b binding protein CP24 10B, chloroplastic encodes the protein MAMAVSGAVLSGLGSSFLAGGKRSATALGSGVGTGAQRVGRKTLIVAAAATQSKKSWIPAVKGGGNLLDPEWLDGSLPGDFGFDPLGLGKDPAFLKWYREAELIHGRWAMAAVLGIFVGQAWSGVPWFEAGAEPSAIAPFSFGSLLGTQLLLMGWVESKRWVDFFNPDSQSVEWATPWSRTAENFANYTGDQGYPGGRFFDPLGLAGKNRDGVYEPDREKLERLKLAEIKHSRLAMVAMLIFYFEAGQGKTPLGALGL
- the LOC104774561 gene encoding probable 37S ribosomal protein S28, mitochondrial, yielding MALHLARRQQRLPSNPYLIRRFSNSPSDSPPKVANSSVEKPSQSPSSPSPSDSSPFFDIKTTLKQKLQNQQEQGRRTFPRSDAQSQNRGPISFSGNQSRVSQQDLGKNLAKFQRRSTVPPPRDPSQSPPQVSFEALFNKQKAAPNSSDPRYRKAHSFDSSTLLENLKNLRTQTNTSNNMGKRGSLLGNFKSTGGEALHMPPERREGETEETITEFLTFYNEEELGEKLRMLRPEGDKEEGWFSLQELNQRLVKLRQVEEKEAQSRTKNFAALRNVISSIKNDSDKNEVLTQQNAVIMGHLGGIPKYKLLPPKEELVETYFHPDNMSSAEKMKIELTKVREEFKMSESDCGSARVQVAQLTTKIKHLSSSLHKKDKHSRKGLLGMVQKRKKLLKYLRRTDWNSYCLVLSKLSLRDNPEYKL
- the LOC104778730 gene encoding proline-rich extensin-like protein EPR1; this translates as MKRIVLRCVVTLLLISVSITEAIENPHNRHRDNNKNSLAKRNKTVKSSRRRSRIRNGEAFATKCDVFFRCIFGTCGQWNFPLIPCPENPFLPPPVILPPPLLLPPPPLLPVVTPCPPPPPPVIVNGAPPCVTCVQPSPPPPVPVPCPPPPSPPPQPCITCVPTPALPPPQPCITCVPAPEPPTPQPCINCVVAPAPPAPVPCPPPPVHPVMPFVPTPIFTHPPLPPSVTPSPVPILPPPTTPVLPLPPPTAPVLPLPPPTAPLPPPLSSSLPSPPLPLVLSPPPSLPGGTVSQPPFTMTPPPLLGGGAPGITGSPPGPLLGGGAPGTVGTSPPPLVADLPPMPSIAWFSPPDIPTGSQPPTPVFLLPPPLDRSTLTPPAAQFLPPVITTGTPPPVDDLPPDVVIGEPLIPSPPDQSSPELPPPDVTIEPPIEQSTPSPPVIPVTLAPPVQDFPPILPPPVEDLPSILPPPAEDFPPILPPPVENLPSILPPPAENFPPSLPPPVQDLPPPVEDLPSILPPPVQEFPPILPPPVEEIPPVITLPPPVEEIPPAFTLPPTVEDPSTVPVFSAPPVLGDYPPQTPVFTNPPEVTNPWLPPDQTPVTSFAPPIESIPTIPENPFPVTPNPDMGSNQPLVQLPPPTWDSPPFNR